AGCTTTCGCTCAACGTCGCGGCGCGGAGCAAGCACCCCGGCGGCGTGAACGGCCTGATGGCCGACGGCTCCGCCCGATTCTTCAAGGACTCGATCGCCCTACCGACTTGGTGGGCGTTGGCGAGCCTCGCCGGCGGCGAGGTCCTGTCGTCGGACTCCTATTAATGAAGGGCATTCGGATGGACCGTCGAGCGTTCCTGGCGACGGTTCTGGTTCCCGCGACGGTGCTCGGCTGCGGGCCGAAGCCGGGCGCGGCTGGGCTGTGGGATCTTCGCGTCGGCGGCAGAGCGAAGGTCGTTGGGGAAGGGGGGGCCTCGGAAGTCACCCTGGAGACCCTCCCCGATCCCACGGCCAAGGGCCGCAAGCCCCTTCGCAAGGGTGAAGCTCCCCCCGTGGAAACCGTCTTCCTGTCGACCGGGACCCGGGTCGACGTTCTGGCGATCGACGGCGACGACGCACGCGTCAGCATCGCCGACGGCCCCCACGCCGGCTCCGTCTACTGGATCGGCTGCCGCCTGCTGGAGACGATCACCGAGTGATTGGTCCGGCGGACCGATTTCGCACCCGAAACGGCACGCCCCTTGCCATGCCTTGAGGGTGCAAATACCCTTTGACCATGACGGTCGCGCAGATCTTCCCGCAAGTCGACGGGCGCGGTCTTTTGATTCGATGAAGAACAACCGGGAGCGGCACCCCAATGCGATGGCAAGGTGGACGTGAGAGCGAGAACGTCGAGGATCGTCGGGGCATGTCACCGGCCGTTATCGGCGGACTCGGTACATTGATCGTGATCCTCCTGGCGATGTTCTTCGGGATCGACCCGCGGCCTCTCCTTCAGATCTTCGGAGGCGGTGGAGGCGGTGGCGGTGGCGGCGGCGCAGCCCAGCAGCGCGAGCTGAGCCCGGAGGAGAAGGAGCAGGGCAAGTTCGTCCGAACCCTGATGGGGATGACCGAGGACGTTTGGGACGAGCAGTTCGCCAAGATGGGACGCCGGTACGAGCATCCAACCCTCGTCCTGTTCTCCAACCAGGTGACGACCCAGGGCTGCGGCCTGGCCAGCTCGGCGGTCGGGCCGTTCTATTGCCCGGGGGACATGAAGGTTTACATCGACCTTGCGTTCTACGACGAGTTGAAGAACCGCTTCAACGCCCCCGGCGAGTTCGCCCAGGCGTACGTGCTCGCCCACGAGGTCGGCCACCACGTCCAAAACCTGCTGGGGATCAGCGAGAAGATCTCGCGGCTGCAACAGCAGGTGAGCAAGGAAGACGCCAACCGATTGTCCGTCATGCTGGAGCTCCAGGCCGACTTCTTCGCCGGCGTCTGGGCCCATGACATCCAGTTGAAGCGGCGCATCCTGGAGGAGGGGGACATCGAGAACGGCCTCCGAGCCGCGAACGCGATCGGCGACGACGCGCTCCAGCGCCAGGCGCAGGGCTACGTTGTCCCTGACTCGTTCACCCACGGCAGCTCCGAGCAGCGGATCCGGTGGTTCACCAAGGGCCTCCAGACCGGCGACATCAACCAGGGCGACACCTTCGCGGCTGGCGAACGCGGCGATCTCTGAACTTCTCCGGGCCCGACGCGGAGGCGCGTCGGGCCTTTCCATGCGCCGTCAGGACCCGCACGTTCGGCGCGGCTGGCGCGACCGACTCCAAGTCGGGGCCGTTTGGGAGAGCCGGCGGAGTTCAGGGGGCCGATACAGAAGGCGTCAGGGAATCGGCGACGGAGTCGCGCCGGGTTCCCTCGCGGCGTCGGACCCTGGCCGGGTGGTCGGGGGAGGAGTTCCGCCGGGCGCCGCCTCGCTCTTCTGCGATCATGGAGGATCGTCGCATGTCGGCCCCCTCGAACCGCAACCGTCGGCTGCGCCACGCCTTCAAGCCGACGGCGGAGGCCCCGCTGGAAGAGCGGGTGGTTCTCTCCAGCGCCTCTCCCGTGTCGCTGCACCAGTATCTGACGCTCTCGCAGAAGCTGTTGAACAACCCCTCGGCGAAGCTCGCCCGCTACGTCGGCTTCCCGGCGTTCACCAAGGACGCTCCGGGGGTCAAGCAGACGCACCGGACGATCCTGGCTCCGGCGATCCAGACGATTCGGGGCGGCCAGGCGGTGAACGTCGTAACCAACGACGGCTCCCGGTTCCGCATTCAACTGTCGTACGTCTCGAACACCCAGCAGACCTCGGCCGATGAAGGCGCCAACGGGGCGTATGCGGCCGGTTCCGGGTCGACGGCCCTCTCCCTGGCGCAGCCGACCGAGACGCCCCAGCCGCAGGGGACGGTCCGGGTCTACCCGCGAGCCGATGGTTCGGTCGGCATCATCGTCGACGGCTCGACCAACAACACCGAGCTGACGATCAACCCGCTCCCGAACGCGATCCGCAAGGGCTACGCCCACAGCTTCGCCTACGGGCAGACCGAGCAGAGCAAGGTTCTGACCGTCAGTTCGATCACGATCAACACCGGCCAGATCGCCAGCGTCCTCGGCTTCCATACGGCCGACCTCACCGGCCCGCTGACGATCTCCGGCACCCAGGCCGTGGACCGGATCGCCTTCCGTTCGATCCAGCCGGGTGGGTCGATCACCACCGGCGGCGACGTGAACACCCTGGACGTCCTTCAGGGGATCACGCTCGACGGCGGGAACATCTCGATCGGCCGCGACCTGAACCTGTTGAACGCCGGCGGCAGCGTCACGCTGCAGAACGGCGCCAATTTCACGATCGGCCGCGACCTCGGACAGGTCCTTCAGCCGGCGAAGGGGACGGGGACCGGGTCCGACGTCCTGTCGCTCAACGTCCCGCTCGTCGGCACCCAGTCGAACACCCAGTACCCGGCCGTCTCCGGTTACATCCAGGGCGACCTCATCGTCAACTCCGGCAGCAAGTTCGCGATCGGCCGAGACATCGACAACATGCTCCAGATCAACGGCGACTTCACCGGAGCCAGCAACTTCAGCTACGTCGCCAGCAACGTCCCGCCCGACTTCAGTACCACCCCGCCGACCGTGGTGCCGCCGTACCGCGTCAACGGCACGACGACGAACTGACGCCAGGATCGAGCCCGATCAACGCCTCGCGCCGGCTTCCAGAAATACCGGCGCGAGGTCTTTTTTATATCCGCCGACGCCCGAGTTGTTGGGCTCGTAGGATTCGACCGGTTCGGCCTTCACGCCGCCGGCGGGGATCTCGGACTCGCGCCCGAGCGCCCAGAAGACGCCGTTGAGGGCGAGCTTCCGCATCGACTCGGCCTTGAAATCGAACGGATGGCCGAGGGTCGTGAAGAAAACGCGGGCCGGCTTGCCCGATGAGCCAGTGTAGGTCTTGGTCCAGGCGACCGGCTGGACGTCTGGGAAGCGCGACAGCTCCTTGGCGTGGCTGGATTTCAGCGCCTTGCCTGTCAACAGCTTGGTGCACTCGCCCGACAGCGAGTCCCCGCCCCCCTCGACGTGGTACAGCCACGAGTAAGTCTCGAACGGCGAAACCCCGCGCAGGATGGGGTGGCCCGACTCGGCGGGGTTGATCGAGACGGCGGTCAGCATCTCCTTGCCGTCGCCGAAGTGGCCGTGGTGGGTGATCCACTTCTGTCCGAAGATCTTCCGCTCCCAGGCCTCGTTCATCTCAGCCGAATGGGGGCCGTTGGGGTATTTGAAGGCGTGCGAGGCTGTGCGGAAACCCATCATCGGCCGGCCGCTCTCCGCGTACGCCTTGATTCGATCGAGTTGGTCGTCGGGCAGCTTGCGAAACCTCGTGTACATCACGACGAGGTCGGCGTCGTCGAGCGCCTCAAGGCCGGCGATGTTCGTCAGCGTGTTCGGGTCGATCTTCCCCTTGTCGTCGATCGCGTAGCAGACCGACACGCGGAAGCCGTGCGAGTCCTTAAGGATCTTCGCCAGCATCGGCAACGATTCCTCGCTGCGATACTCCTCATCCCCTGTGATGAACACGACGTGCGGCGGCTTCTTCTCCTGCGCCTGAGCCGAGGCGGTCAGGCCGACGAGGAGGATGCCCAGAAGGAGACGAGTTCGACGGAACGGGGCCGGCGTCATGGGGAGGGTCCTCGCGAGGGGCGGCGGTCGGTCTTCGGCACATCCCTTATAAGTCGCCCTGCACGAGGGTTCAACAGGGCCGCGGCCCCTTCGAGCGAGCATCGAGGACCGACTCAAATCCGACCCGGCTCCTCGCATTCGTGACTGTGGGTGTTGGGGAAGGGCTCCAGGTGGACCAGCACGTCGCGGACGTTGGGGAATTGCTCCAGCAGCCGATCCTTGACCTGGTGGCCGACCTCGTGCCCCTCGGCCACACTCAGCCCCGCGGGGACCTGGACATGGATGTCGACCAGGTGCTCCAACCCCGACTTGCGGACCCACAGCTTGTCCACCCGACGCACCTGGGGAAGTCGACCGGCGGCCTCACGGATCTCGGCGACCAACTCGGGCTCGGCCTGGGCGTCCATCAACTCCTGCGCGCTGGAGAGAAGCAGGTGGGTCGCCGAGTAGAGGATCACCCCCACCACGGCAAGGGCCGCGACCCCGTCCAGAAACGTATATCGCGGACCGAGGATCCGCACCAGCGCCAGGCTGATGAGGACTGCGAGCGCCGATAGCGCGTCGGATCGATGGTCCCAGGCGTTGGCAATCAGGGCGCTCGACCCCAGCCGCCGACCCAGCCGGATCTTGTACTGATACAGCGCTTCCTTCACAGCCACGTTTCCGCCGGCGATCAAAAGGGTCCACCAGGGTGGGGTGGCCGCAACCTCGTGGGGGAACGACCAGATCGTGTTCCAGGCCACGAGCAGAGCGGAGACGATCACCAGCACGGCGACGTTCGACCCGGCGATGGCCTCCGCCCGGGTATGGCCGTAGGGATGTTCGGCGTCGGCCGGCTTCTGGGCGACGTGGAAGGCCGCCAGCACCGCGGTCGACGTGAATACGTCCCCCAACGAGTTGACCGCGTCGGAGACCATGGCCAGCGACCCACCGACGAGTCCTCCGACGAGCTTGGCCCCTCCCAAAACCAGATTCACGGCCAGGCCTAGCCAGGTCGCCGAGACGGCCTCGCCGTACAACCCTCGCTTCGAGTCCTCCACCCCCACCCCCGTCGATCGCGCCTTCAAAACAGCCGGCCTGGACCGGTCCGGCCCACAGGCCGGTTCGGCCTGAGATTCCCCCTACCACCTTCGCAAGATTTCCCTCCCGCATGAACACCCTCCCACTTTTCCTGACCCGCGCCCCCTAAGCGCGAATCATCCTCCCTCGACTGCGGAGGCGAATCAACACATCGCAACTTCGCACTGCAACTTGCTTACATTCGGACTTATATAAGATTTCCATATTCCGTTTATCTGCACTCGATCATATCCCAAATCCAATGCAACGCCTGCTTGCGAATCGCCATCTGAGGGCGCATCGTAGAGTTGGGAGTGTTCGTGCCGGTCCGGTGCGGACGACGTCGTTCCAACCAACGTGCGACGGTCCGTCGAAGCGAGACGTAGACCGCTTCCGGGCCGAGGTGGACGAAGCCCTGGGATCGCGCTTCGTTCTATCGATTCAGGTCCAACGATCCCCAAGGAGCCATTCGCCGTGTCTCCTCCTCTCTCCCAATCGTCGATCCTCAGATGGGCGGCCCTCGCCTTGCTGGGGGGTGCAGCCTTGCTGGCCGCGGCAAACGCGCAAGGCGTCTCGGTCTCGCCGTACATTTATGGTTACGGGCCTCAGGGCCTGGGGTATTACCTCGTCCCGAGCGCGACGGCCCCCATGGCGCCTGCGGCCGCTGCGCCGGCCTCCCCACCGAGATTGACAGCCCCCTCGTCGACCGTTCGGACCTCCGGGAGCGGCGGCAGCGTGGGCCCAGGGGCGCGGAACTGGGCAACCGGAAACCGCGTCCCATCACACCGCCCCTGGCTGCGTTCCCGCGGTTGACCGTCGAGGAACGAGCAGGCCTGCATCCTGATGAATTCATCAATCCGACGTCGAATGAGGAGAAGCCCGGGATGATACCCACGAGAATGACTTGGACTGCAGCCGTCGCGCTGGCCGCGGCGGTCGTCGCCGGGCCCACGGCCCGCGCCGACTGGAAGGCGGAGTTGGAGGCCGGCTGGGCGGCGTATAAGGAAGGCCGGATCGAAGTCGCGGAAGGCCTGTTGAAGTCGGCCCTTGTGCAGGCCCGGACGTTTGGTGAGAACGACCCTCGGCTGGCCGTGACCCTCCACCACCTGGCCTGGGTCTACTGCGCCGAAGGCCGCTGCGACGAGGCCGAGCCGCTCGCGAAGGAAGTCCTGGCGATCGCCGAGAAGATCGTCGCCAACGACCCC
The window above is part of the Paludisphaera rhizosphaerae genome. Proteins encoded here:
- the ypfJ gene encoding KPN_02809 family neutral zinc metallopeptidase — encoded protein: MRWQGGRESENVEDRRGMSPAVIGGLGTLIVILLAMFFGIDPRPLLQIFGGGGGGGGGGGAAQQRELSPEEKEQGKFVRTLMGMTEDVWDEQFAKMGRRYEHPTLVLFSNQVTTQGCGLASSAVGPFYCPGDMKVYIDLAFYDELKNRFNAPGEFAQAYVLAHEVGHHVQNLLGISEKISRLQQQVSKEDANRLSVMLELQADFFAGVWAHDIQLKRRILEEGDIENGLRAANAIGDDALQRQAQGYVVPDSFTHGSSEQRIRWFTKGLQTGDINQGDTFAAGERGDL
- a CDS encoding ThuA domain-containing protein, producing the protein MTPAPFRRTRLLLGILLVGLTASAQAQEKKPPHVVFITGDEEYRSEESLPMLAKILKDSHGFRVSVCYAIDDKGKIDPNTLTNIAGLEALDDADLVVMYTRFRKLPDDQLDRIKAYAESGRPMMGFRTASHAFKYPNGPHSAEMNEAWERKIFGQKWITHHGHFGDGKEMLTAVSINPAESGHPILRGVSPFETYSWLYHVEGGGDSLSGECTKLLTGKALKSSHAKELSRFPDVQPVAWTKTYTGSSGKPARVFFTTLGHPFDFKAESMRKLALNGVFWALGRESEIPAGGVKAEPVESYEPNNSGVGGYKKDLAPVFLEAGARR
- a CDS encoding cation diffusion facilitator family transporter — encoded protein: MEDSKRGLYGEAVSATWLGLAVNLVLGGAKLVGGLVGGSLAMVSDAVNSLGDVFTSTAVLAAFHVAQKPADAEHPYGHTRAEAIAGSNVAVLVIVSALLVAWNTIWSFPHEVAATPPWWTLLIAGGNVAVKEALYQYKIRLGRRLGSSALIANAWDHRSDALSALAVLISLALVRILGPRYTFLDGVAALAVVGVILYSATHLLLSSAQELMDAQAEPELVAEIREAAGRLPQVRRVDKLWVRKSGLEHLVDIHVQVPAGLSVAEGHEVGHQVKDRLLEQFPNVRDVLVHLEPFPNTHSHECEEPGRI